The Burkholderia cepacia genomic interval GCGTGAAGAAAGGCGAAATTTACAACGCCGTGGTGGTCCGCACTGCCAAGGGCGTGCGCCGTCAAGACGGCTCGCTGATCAAGTTCGACGGCAACGCCGCTGTGCTTTTGAATAACAAGCTCGAGCCGATCGGCACCCGTATCTTCGGGCCGGTGACGCGTGAGCTGCGTAGCGAACGATTCATGAAGATCGTTTCGCTGGCGCCGGAAGTGCTGTAAGGAGTCGCGATGAACAAGATTCGCAAAGGTGACGAAGTCAT includes:
- the rplN gene encoding 50S ribosomal protein L14; translated protein: MIQTESRLEVADNTGAREVLCIKVLGGSKRRYAGIGDIIKVSVKEATPRGRVKKGEIYNAVVVRTAKGVRRQDGSLIKFDGNAAVLLNNKLEPIGTRIFGPVTRELRSERFMKIVSLAPEVL